The nucleotide window AAAGCCAAATTGTTTAACTGCAGCAACTGAATCACCACCGCCTACTAATGAAAATGCTCCATTATTGGTTGCTTCTGCAATTGCTTTTCCTAATTCAATAGTTCCGCTTGCAAAGTTTTCCATTTCGAAAACTCCTAATGGTCCATTCCATAAAATAGTTTTAGATTTTGAGATAACTTCTGCAAATTTTTCAGAGGTCTGTGGACCACAATCTAGTCCCATCCAACCGTCAGGGATTTCATTAGTGTTTACCGTTTTAGTATTTGCTTCATTGCTAAAAGAATCAGCAATAAGTGCATCAACTGGTAAATGAATTTCAGTATTCTTTTCTTTTGCTAATTTTAAAATAGCCAATGCTAAATTTAATTTATCATCTTCAACTAAAGAGTTTCCTATTTTTCCACCTAAAGCTTTGATAAAAGTAAATGTCATTCCTCCACCTACTATAATATGATCTACTTTGTCAATAATATTTTCAATTACTCCAATTTTTGAAGATACTTTTGCGCCACCTAAAATTGCTGTAACTGGTTTTTCTGAATTATTTAAAACCTTATCAATACTTTCAATTTCTTGAGCTAATAAATTTCCAAAACATTTATTTTCAGAAAAAAACTGAGCTATTACAGCAGTTGATGCATGAGCTCTGTGCGCAGTTCCAAAAGCATCATTTACATAAATATCTCCCCATTTTGAAAGTTTTTCAGCAAATGTAACATCACCAGCTTTTTCTTCACCATAGAAACGTAAATTTTCTAATAATAAAATTTCACCAGCTTTTAAATTTGAGATAGCAGTTTCCACTTTATCTCCAATACAATCTTCAACAAAAGAAACTTTTACACCTAAAATAGTAGTTACTGTTTCTACAATATGACGTAATGAATATTTTTCTTCAACACCTTTTGGGCGTCCTAAATGTGACATAAGTACACAACTTCCTCCATCTTCTAAAATTTTAATAATTGTTGGTTTTGCAGCTTGAATTCTTGTGTCATCGGTTACTTCAAAAACATCATTTAAAGGAACATTAAAATCAACGCGTATTAATGCTTTTTTGTTTTCAAAATTATAATCGTTTAGTGTTTTCATGTATTGTTATTGTGTGTTTGTTCTTGTCAAAAAAATTGTATTTAAAAAGCAAATAGTTTTTAGTGCTCTATTAAAAACTTAAGTTTTTCATTAGTTTTCGTTGGTGTGAATTCAATTACTTCGTAATCTGCTAAATTATTTATTTTAAAAGGATCTAGTTTTATAATTTGCTCAACATTATCTTTATTTTTTGCTTTACAGAGTATAATCCCTCCGTTTCTAGGCTCTTTTCTTCCGGATGTTAAAAAAAAACCGTCTGTATATTGTTTATTTAAAAACTGTATGTGTGCTTCTAAAAATTGATCAATTTTTTTCAAAGGAGCTTTGTAGGTAAGGTTTATAATAAACATATTTACTATTTTAATACTGTTCTTTTTCTTCAACAAAAATAACTATTTAAAACTATATTAAAATAGGATTTGATTTAATAACAAACTTATATATTTGTTAAAAAAGAATGGATACTATTTCTGTAAAAATACTGTCTGAAAAACTAAATTTACAAGAATGTTATGATTTTGTAGCAGATCCTTCTTGTGGAGGAATCGCTGTATTTGTAGGTACAGTTAGGAACGCTACAAAAAATAAAGAAGTAACTCAGTTAGACTTTTCTACTTATAAGCCTATGGCTATAAAAGAAATGAAAAAGATAGCTAATATTGCCTTAACAAAATTTTCAGTAAAAAAAATAGCAATCCATCATGCTGAGGGCTTATTAACTATTGGAGATATTCCTGTTATTATAACAGTTTCTTCTCCGCATAGAGGAGTTGCTTTTGAGGCTTGTCAGTATGCTATTGATACGCTTAAAGAGACTGTGCCTATATGGAAAAAAGAATATTTTTCTGATGGCGAAGTATGGGTAAATGCACATCCATAAAAATAATACCAATCCAAACTTGGTTATATTTCATTAAAAAGTGAATTTATGATTGAATTTAAAACAACTGAAAATCTATTAGAGCTAGAGCAAATATTAGCATTACAAGCTGAAAATATACCTGTTAATTTAACTGAAGTTGACAAAAAGGAGCAGGGTTTTGTTACCGTACAACATGATTTAGCAATATTAAAAAACATGCATGAAGTACATGCGCATAGTATTGCTACCTGTAAAGGAAATGTTATTGGGTATGCTTTATCTATGTCTAAAAAATTTAGAGGTGAAATAGCTGTTTTAGCTCCTATGTTTACTGAAATAGATAATTCTATAAAATCTGATAGTAATTATATTATTATGGGACAGGTTTGTATTGGCAAAGAATATAGAGGAAAAGGTGTTTTTAGAGGTTTATATGCAAAGATGAGAGATGCTTTTACAGCTACATATGATTGTATAATTACTGAAATAGATGCCTTAAATATTCGTTCAATAAATGCACATAAAGCCGTTGGTTTTGAAGAGTTAGTACGTTACGATTATAACAATCAAACGTGGGTTGTAGTGTTTATGGATATTTAGTAACTAAATTTACTTTTTTAAATATCTAATACTTCAAATCAGTAGGCTCAATAAAAGAAGTTTCTGGGTTGTAAAGATCTTTTAGTATTTCTTTTATTTCATGCATAAATTCTTCCAATTTTCCTTCTGTAATTTCATTGTCAGGAGTTTTGTAATTTGAAGAAAAATTCATTTTTAAAAAACCATTTTTTAAATTTTTAAATGAAATAATACCAGCTTCTAATGGTTTTGAAAAATCATAGTTAGTATGTTGTGTATATAAGAATGTATACAGCATTACTTGAATAGCCTTATGATATTTTAATTCAGGTAATAAACTAAAATCTAATACTTTTAAGTTTAACGCATCTACTTTACCCGTTTTGTAGTCAATAATTCTAGTAACTCCGTTTAATTCATCAATCCTATCAACCTGGCCATGAATTTTAATAGGAAAATCAAACCCTTCAATAGTTATTTGAGTAGCTAATGTTTGTTCAGTAGCAATTATTTTTAATTGATTACTGTCATCTTTAAGAAGTTCTTTTTCTTGTTTTAAAAAATTAATAACAAAACGATTAGCAACTTCAAAAATTAATCGATTTTTACCAGTGCTAATGTCTCCATTTTTAAAATGCTCTGAAAAATAGAAAACAATTAACTCTTTAGTTTTTTGTTGCATTTTAGTAATGATCTCAACTGATATAAATTTACCTTCAAAAGGCTTGTATAAAGCTTCTAAAGTGTCATGTACAACAGTTCCCATAGTATTTGCAGCAACAGTTTCTTCTACATCATCAAACTCTTTTATTTTTAATATTTTTTGTTTGTAAAAAGCTATCGGGTTATATAAATAGTTGGTTAAGGCTGATGGAGATATCCCTTTCTTAGCTAGTTCTCGTAATTTTTCTAAAACTTCTTCGTTCTTTGTTATTTCTTTTTGTTGGGTTACGGTTGTAATTATTTTAGGACTTATAATTTCTTCTTTTAAGTCGCCTCTCATCATTTCTAACTGAGTAACGAAACGACTTTTTTCTCCACTTCCAAAAACATCATGTTCTGTATTGTATAATATGTATATGTTTTTGGCACGTTGTAACACTCTAAAAAAGTGATATGAAAAAAGTGCATCTTTTTCTTTATAGGTAGGTAATCCAAACTCTATTTTTACATCAAAAGGGATAAAAGAATTTTGTTGATTATTACCTGGTAAAACTCCTTCGTTTACTGAGGTAATGATTACGTTTTCAAAATCTAATACACGAGTTTCTAATACTCCCATTAGTTGTAAACCTTGTAAAGGTTCTCCTTGAAAGGATAAACTTTCAGATTGTATTAGTTGTTTAAAAAACTGTTGAAGTGTTTTTAAATCTTGAATATAATTAAAGGTGTCATGTAAGTTTTGTAATTGTATAAATGCAGTAAAAAAACGATATAAGTATTCTTTTTCTAACTCATTAGCAACTTCTTTTAAAACAATAATAACATTTAAAATACGTGATAAAAAGTCATCAACAGTAGTAAAAGGGTTAAAAAGAGGTAAAATAACATTTTGCGTTTCTATGGGGATTTGCGTAAAAAACTCTGTAATTTTTTCTTGATTGACAAATGTTGTATTACTTGCTACAATTACTTCAGAAATACTGTCTGCAATATTATGTTCTTCAATATATAATAATTGATATATAGCGGGGTGTTTTAGTAAAGCTATTACATCTTTATAATAAAAAAGATGGTGATCTTTTTTTTGTAATTTTTCTTGATTTATAAAAAGCTGAAAAATAATGAGTAATAAACTTGTGGTAGGAACATCTTTTAACGGATATCCCATTGTAATATTTATTGCATCAACATTTTCAGGTAATGAGTTTAAGGTTATTGGAAGTAAAGATTCATCTGCTAATACTAATGCTGTATTGTTATGGTTAGAAAATTTTGATAATAACTCTCCAGCATACTTTATTTGCGTTATGTTTTTTGATGCTCCAATTACTTGAATATTCTTTGGAGATGAAAAATGTGTCGCAACTGTTTGTATAGGGTTCTTTTGATAATATTTCCATCGGGTTTTATATTTTCTAATAAAGCTTCCAGCCTGGTGGTTACTTTCATAAAAAGCTTGGTCAATGTCCCAGTATACCTCAGTGTTTTTGGCTTCTAACATTTTTTGAAAGAGCAACTCTTCAGCTGCATTTAATGCATTGAAACCTATAAAAAAGAATTTCTTTTTTTTGTTTTTTAGAATATAATCATCAATTAATTTGACAGATTCTCTATAAATCACTCCTTGATATCCTTTCTTTTCCGAAATTAAAAACTCATAAAAAATGGTGTAAAGCTTATGTAGTTTTTCCATAAAAGCAAAATGATCTTTCATCAATTCTGTTTCTTGAAATGTTCCAGAAACTGACCATTTTCGTAAGCGATGTATATCTCTTAAATACACAAAAATCTCTTGCGCATTTATTAAGTGTTGATCTATTTCATTAAAATCTTGTAATACGGTAAAAGCCCAAGATGAAAATACATCAAAAGTATCAGGATTAACCTCTTCCTTTTTATAAATAGAATAAAAATAAAATAGTAACTGAACAGAATCTGCTTTCTTCATTCCAGAAACATCTTCTATATAATCACCTATATTACTTATTTTAGGTAAAAAACCTGTTGTAATCTTATCTTTCAATGTTTGCTTAACAAATACCCCTGCTCTTTGAGATGGAAGTATAAACTCAACATCTTCAAATGATTTGGTAGTTTTTAAAATACTATCTAATGTATCAGAAATAAATGATTGCATCGGTTAATTATATAGGAGCAAAGTACAATTTTTATCTTATTTTTGAGATATAAAAGATTTCATTTCAATCAAAAATAATGACTAAAAAACTTACTATAGCATTAGTTCAATCGGATTTAGTTTGGGAAAATCCAGTGGCCAATAGAATGATTTTCGAGGAAAAAATAAAGACAATTACAGCTAAGTTAGATGTAATTATTCTTCCTGAAATGTTTACTACTGGTTTTACTATGAATGCAGCGGAAAATGCTGAGGTAATGGAAGGCGAAACCATAAAATGGATGCAAAATATGGCTAACTTAAAACAGAGTGCTATTGTTGGTAGTATTATAATTAAAGAGAATGAGAACTTTTTTAACAGATTACTTTTTGTTCATCCCTCTGGGAAAATTGATGCTTACGATAAGAAGCATACATTTACGTTAGCAAAAGAACATGAAACATATACCGCTGGCGAAAGCAATATTTTAATTGAGTATAAAGGATGGAAAATTCGTGCATTAATTTGTTACGATTTACGTTTTCCTGTTTGGGCAAGAAATACAAATAATTACGACTTATTGCTATATATTGCTAGTTGGCCGAAACCAAGAATTAATGCTTGGGATACTTTGTTAAAAGCAAGAGCTATTGAAAATATGAGCTATTCTATTGGGGTTAATAGAGTAGGATTTGACGCTAATAAGTATGAGTATACAGGGAATTCAGTTTGTTATGATACTTTAGGAAATTGTTTAGTTAAGAATGATAAAGGAGAAGAAGCAATTTTAATTGTTGAGTTAGATAAAGAAGAACAAAATAAACGTAGAGATAAATTTCGTTTTTTAGAAGATAGTGATGCTTTTCAGTTTATAGAATAAACTGTTCGTTTGTCTGGTTAGCTCTTAAATCAGAGTTAGTATATATAAATGTAAGAGTAAAGGTAACAGTCAGAAGTTTTCTAATGACTGTTGTGAGCAACATAAGTATGAATATTTAGTTTATTCCAATATCTAATTTTAAACTATTTTTGCTGATACTACGTTGTTAAGATATGATCAAAAATTTTTTTTGTGTTTTGTGTTTTTTAATCGGTGTTGTTGCGTATGCACAAACAAAACCAAAAGAATTTCGTTTAAAAAAAATACAAGTAAAAAAAGATACAGTTCAAATTGATAGTGTAAGTATTAATCCAACAAATTTTAAACTTCTTTCTAAAGAAGGTAGTCTTATAAATCCATCAAATTATAAAGTCAATTTTGGGTTGTCTCAACTGATTATTGATAAAGAAAAGTATTCAGAAATAACCGTTGAATATTATCGATATCCAGAATTTATAACAAAAGAGTATTCTCCTTTTGACAAGCGATTAATTGTAGAAAACACTAAAAATACAGGGAAATTATATAGTGAAACTACGAATAAAAAAACTTCGGATGTTCGTTTTTTTGATGGTTTAACTACACAAGGGTTTATTACTAGGGGTGTTACTGGAGGGAACAACCAAAATGCAGTAACAAATTCATCGTTAGATTTAACAATTTCTGGGAAGTTATCAGATAAAGTAGGGATTAGAGCAAATATTTTTGATACTAACATTCCGTTGCAACAAAATGGGTATTCACAAAAAATCACTGATTTTGATCGGATTTTTGTTGAATTATATAGTAAGAACTGGAGAGTTAAGGGAGGAGATGTAAGTTTAGAGAATAATGATAGTTATTTTTTGAATTTTAACAAGCAGGTTTCAGGAGTTGAGGTAGGAGCTAATTTAAGTGAAAGTACTAATG belongs to Tenacibaculum sp. MAR_2010_89 and includes:
- a CDS encoding amidohydrolase — encoded protein: MTKKLTIALVQSDLVWENPVANRMIFEEKIKTITAKLDVIILPEMFTTGFTMNAAENAEVMEGETIKWMQNMANLKQSAIVGSIIIKENENFFNRLLFVHPSGKIDAYDKKHTFTLAKEHETYTAGESNILIEYKGWKIRALICYDLRFPVWARNTNNYDLLLYIASWPKPRINAWDTLLKARAIENMSYSIGVNRVGFDANKYEYTGNSVCYDTLGNCLVKNDKGEEAILIVELDKEEQNKRRDKFRFLEDSDAFQFIE
- a CDS encoding GNAT family N-acetyltransferase, with product MIEFKTTENLLELEQILALQAENIPVNLTEVDKKEQGFVTVQHDLAILKNMHEVHAHSIATCKGNVIGYALSMSKKFRGEIAVLAPMFTEIDNSIKSDSNYIIMGQVCIGKEYRGKGVFRGLYAKMRDAFTATYDCIITEIDALNIRSINAHKAVGFEELVRYDYNNQTWVVVFMDI
- the pgk gene encoding phosphoglycerate kinase, coding for MKTLNDYNFENKKALIRVDFNVPLNDVFEVTDDTRIQAAKPTIIKILEDGGSCVLMSHLGRPKGVEEKYSLRHIVETVTTILGVKVSFVEDCIGDKVETAISNLKAGEILLLENLRFYGEEKAGDVTFAEKLSKWGDIYVNDAFGTAHRAHASTAVIAQFFSENKCFGNLLAQEIESIDKVLNNSEKPVTAILGGAKVSSKIGVIENIIDKVDHIIVGGGMTFTFIKALGGKIGNSLVEDDKLNLALAILKLAKEKNTEIHLPVDALIADSFSNEANTKTVNTNEIPDGWMGLDCGPQTSEKFAEVISKSKTILWNGPLGVFEMENFASGTIELGKAIAEATNNGAFSLVGGGDSVAAVKQFGFGNKVSYVSTGGGAMLEMLEGQTLPGIEAILQ
- a CDS encoding PD-(D/E)XK nuclease family protein, with translation MQSFISDTLDSILKTTKSFEDVEFILPSQRAGVFVKQTLKDKITTGFLPKISNIGDYIEDVSGMKKADSVQLLFYFYSIYKKEEVNPDTFDVFSSWAFTVLQDFNEIDQHLINAQEIFVYLRDIHRLRKWSVSGTFQETELMKDHFAFMEKLHKLYTIFYEFLISEKKGYQGVIYRESVKLIDDYILKNKKKKFFFIGFNALNAAEELLFQKMLEAKNTEVYWDIDQAFYESNHQAGSFIRKYKTRWKYYQKNPIQTVATHFSSPKNIQVIGASKNITQIKYAGELLSKFSNHNNTALVLADESLLPITLNSLPENVDAINITMGYPLKDVPTTSLLLIIFQLFINQEKLQKKDHHLFYYKDVIALLKHPAIYQLLYIEEHNIADSISEVIVASNTTFVNQEKITEFFTQIPIETQNVILPLFNPFTTVDDFLSRILNVIIVLKEVANELEKEYLYRFFTAFIQLQNLHDTFNYIQDLKTLQQFFKQLIQSESLSFQGEPLQGLQLMGVLETRVLDFENVIITSVNEGVLPGNNQQNSFIPFDVKIEFGLPTYKEKDALFSYHFFRVLQRAKNIYILYNTEHDVFGSGEKSRFVTQLEMMRGDLKEEIISPKIITTVTQQKEITKNEEVLEKLRELAKKGISPSALTNYLYNPIAFYKQKILKIKEFDDVEETVAANTMGTVVHDTLEALYKPFEGKFISVEIITKMQQKTKELIVFYFSEHFKNGDISTGKNRLIFEVANRFVINFLKQEKELLKDDSNQLKIIATEQTLATQITIEGFDFPIKIHGQVDRIDELNGVTRIIDYKTGKVDALNLKVLDFSLLPELKYHKAIQVMLYTFLYTQHTNYDFSKPLEAGIISFKNLKNGFLKMNFSSNYKTPDNEITEGKLEEFMHEIKEILKDLYNPETSFIEPTDLKY
- a CDS encoding molybdenum cofactor biosynthesis protein MoaE codes for the protein MDTISVKILSEKLNLQECYDFVADPSCGGIAVFVGTVRNATKNKEVTQLDFSTYKPMAIKEMKKIANIALTKFSVKKIAIHHAEGLLTIGDIPVIITVSSPHRGVAFEACQYAIDTLKETVPIWKKEYFSDGEVWVNAHP
- a CDS encoding YciI family protein, which gives rise to MFIINLTYKAPLKKIDQFLEAHIQFLNKQYTDGFFLTSGRKEPRNGGIILCKAKNKDNVEQIIKLDPFKINNLADYEVIEFTPTKTNEKLKFLIEH